A window of the Diospyros lotus cultivar Yz01 unplaced genomic scaffold, ASM1463336v1 superscaf1, whole genome shotgun sequence genome harbors these coding sequences:
- the LOC127792913 gene encoding vacuolar iron transporter homolog 3-like: MATINQAPIQEEMKPTNPSHDPEAQPTEDVEIEILDYSKRAQWLRAAVLGANDGLLSTASLMIGVGAVKKDVKTMILTGAAGLVAGACSMAIGEFVSVYTQYDIEMAQIRRDPVQLAGEAVEERKKGLPNPFSAAAASAVAFAAGAMVPLLAAAFIKGYRVRVAVVVAAASLALVGFGGLSAVLGRAPLVKSSLRILVGGWLAMAITFGLTKLIGSIGI; this comes from the coding sequence ATGGCTACTATCAACCAAGCTCCAATCCAAGAAGAAATGAAACCCACAAACCCTAGCCATGATCCCGAGGCACAACCGACGGAGGACGTCGAAATAGAGATTCTGGATTACTCCAAACGAGCCCAGTGGCTGAGAGCCGCCGTTCTGGGCGCGAACGACGGGCTGCTGTCCACCGCTTCGCTGATGATCGGCGTCGGGGCGGTGAAGAAGGACGTCAAGACCATGATCCTCACCGGCGCCGCCGGCTTGGTGGCGGGAGCTTGCAGCATGGCCATAGGAGAGTTCGTCTCCGTTTACACGCAGTACGACATAGAGATGGCGCAGATAAGGAGAGATCCCGTGCAGCTGGCCGGAGAGGCGgtggaggagaggaagaaggggCTGCCGAACCCGTTCAGCGCGGCGGCGGCCTCCGCGGTGGCTTTCGCGGCGGGGGCGATGGTGCCGCTGCTGGCGGCTGCGTTCATAAAGGGGTATAGGGTGAGGGTGGCGGTGGTTGTGGCGGCGGCGAGCCTGGCGCTGGTAGGGTTTGGAGGGTTGAGTGCGGTGCTGGGAAGGGCGCCATTGGTGAAGTCTTCTTTGAGGATTTTGGTTGGAGGGTGGCTGGCCATGGCCATCACCTTTGGCTTGACAAAGCTCATTGGCTCCATTGGGATTTAA